A window of Aequoribacter fuscus genomic DNA:
TCTTTTCTTGCCAACATGGCTGCAACGTCGACTTTAGGTTTCGAAACCTGAATTCCGTGTTGCGACAGCTCTGACTGTGCCATCGAGAACTTGTGAGAGCTGTCCAGTAGCGCTTTCGACGGGATGCAACCAACGTTTAAGCAGGTGCCCCCTAGCTTAACAGCCCCAGACTCGTCGACCCAGCGTTCTACACAAGCCGTAGAGAAGCCAAGCTGAGCGGCTTTAATCGCAGCAACGTAACCAGCGGGTCCACTTCCTATGACCACAACATCAAACTTTTTCGACATATCAACCCCTTTAAAATCGGTAAGTTACGCAAGCTTTCTAAAGTTGTAGGAGAATTCTTGCGGGATCCTCAATAAGATCTTTGACAGCAACCAAAAACTGTACCGCGGTCTTGCCGTCAATTAATCGATGGTCATACGACAACGCCAAGTACATCATGGGCAAAATAACGACCTGACCATTAACGGCCATTGGGCGCTCTTGTATTTTGTGCATGCCTAGGATGCCTGTCTGGGGTGGGTTTAAGATCGGCGTCGACATCAGCGAACCAAAGACCCCACCATTGGTTACCGTGAAAGTGCCACCGGTCATATCATCGATGGTGAGCTTGTTGCCGCGCGCTTTCAGACCTAATTCTTTAATTTTTGCCTCGACGTCAGCGATACTCATAAAGTCTGCATCGCGAAGTACCGGCACCACTAAACCGTTATCGGTTGATACCGCCACACCGATGTCTTGGTAGCCGTGGTACACAACGTCATTACCATCGATGGACGCATTGACTTCAGGGAATCTCTTCAGTGCCTCACATGCTGCCTTGACAAAAAAGCCCATGAAGCCGAGCCGAGTCCCGTTGTGTGTTTTCTCAAACTGGTCCTTATACTTGCGTCTCAGCTCCATCAGAGGCGCCATGTTCACCTCATTAAAGGTCGTGAGCATCGCGGTTTGCTGAGTCGCATCCAACAATCGCTCGGCAATTTTGGCTCGCATACGGGTCATCGGCACTCGTCGCTCTACCCGTTCGCCGCTTGGAGCTGCCGTCGCTTCGGTTGTCGCTGTTGCCACACTCGGCGCTACCACTTTCTCCACCTTGCTAGACGATGACTGCACGTGTGCAACCACATCTTCTTTGGTAATACGTCCGCCCTTACCACTGCCTTTAATATCAGAGGCTTTAAGACCGTGCTCTTCCATCAGGGTTCGGGCCGCTGGTCCGGCGCC
This region includes:
- the odhB gene encoding 2-oxoglutarate dehydrogenase complex dihydrolipoyllysine-residue succinyltransferase, translating into MTIEIKAPAFPESVADGEVATWHKQEGEAVARDELIVEIETDKVVMEVVAPTDGVISKIHAAEGTIIESEQLLATIEAGAVAVSSSSEESVSQAVSAEAAATAVGAGPAARTLMEEHGLKASDIKGSGKGGRITKEDVVAHVQSSSSKVEKVVAPSVATATTEATAAPSGERVERRVPMTRMRAKIAERLLDATQQTAMLTTFNEVNMAPLMELRRKYKDQFEKTHNGTRLGFMGFFVKAACEALKRFPEVNASIDGNDVVYHGYQDIGVAVSTDNGLVVPVLRDADFMSIADVEAKIKELGLKARGNKLTIDDMTGGTFTVTNGGVFGSLMSTPILNPPQTGILGMHKIQERPMAVNGQVVILPMMYLALSYDHRLIDGKTAVQFLVAVKDLIEDPARILLQL